The following coding sequences lie in one Xiphias gladius isolate SHS-SW01 ecotype Sanya breed wild chromosome 24, ASM1685928v1, whole genome shotgun sequence genomic window:
- the pag1 gene encoding phosphoprotein associated with glycosphingolipid-enriched microdomains 1 isoform X3, which produces MAPVLSGVWWGPEAGVIGSGAAAATGVASWLGSEQLVLVVTLSTLTALLLVSVLLLLCASCQGQKKAANGHPAGDHDNLMNGVSERETISQSADSPATDVAVSSSHNGPLTSGTILTDTQDTSPQLSEEMLSSQSELRSSKCPQDRELPSIPPNNTLIRDRPPPSGDSTYEVVKEMAVASRDVSVEDSLYETVKELKDAPVQLGLPNGTIQLSPDEPPHHSPALLNGHLSPCTPERGPLCTGVEYASIDLNKKSRHSADMEAKRRSDNAPMPSHKPLEEPEEDLPPPVPEKVLDENDNQPLVMNGVAGAGLHNGESAVYSTVNKTNCDDAVNEEDKEHDYSSIAEIKGLVPASSSSDLYATVRDIYPQPDEPQLGEDPILDGTDPGYETIRIPKTSSSDDDHREGLGAEGSDTAKAEPDYESVGELGLGRETSRL; this is translated from the exons ATGGCTCCGGTGCTGAGTGGAGTGTGGTGGGGGCCGGAGGCGGGTGTCATTGGGTCGGGGGCAGCAGCTGCTACTGGGGTGGCGTCGTGGCTGGGCAGTGAGCAGCTGGTCCTGGTCGTCACCCTCAGCACCCTCACTGCCCTGCTGCtggtctctgtgctgctgctgctgtgtgctaGCTGCCAGGG GCAGAAGAAAGCAGCCAATGGACATCCAGCAGGAGACCATGACAACCTCATGAATGGA gtgtcagagagagagacgatcAGCCAATCAGCAGACAGTCCAGCAACTGATGTGGCCGTCAGCAGCTCTCACAATGGTCCTCTAACCAGCGGTACAA ttctcacagacacacaggataCCAGTCCCCAGCTGTCAGAAGAGATGctttccagccaatcagagctcagGTCCTCCAAGTGTCCTCAGGACCGCGAGCTTCCCAGCATCCCTCCCAACAACACCCTTATCAGGGACAGACCCCCGCCCTCAGGGGACAGCACCTATGAG GTGGTGAAAGAGATGGCAGTGGCGTCACGTGACGTCAGCGTCGAAGACTCCCTGTACGAGACGGTCAAGGAGCTCAAAGACGCCCCTGTGCAGCTTGGCCTCCCCAATGGTACCATCCAGCTGAGCCCCGACGAACCTCCCCATCATTCCCCTGCCCTCCTCAACGGCCACCTCAGCCCCTGCACACCTGAGCGGGGGCCCCTGTGCACGGGGGTGGAGTACGCTTCCATCGACCTAAATAAGAAGAGCCGTCACAGTGCCGACATGGAGGCCAAAAGGCGTTCTGATAATGCCCCCATGCCTTCTCACAAGCCTCTGGAGGAACCAGAGGAGGACTTACCCCCGCCAGTACCAGAGAAGGTTCTGGATGAAAACGACAACCAGCCGCTGGTGATGAATGGGGTGGCGGGGGCTGGGCTGCACAATGGAGAG TCAGCTGTGTACTCTACAGTCAACAAGACAAACTGTGACGATGCTGTGAACGAGGAAGACAAAGAGCATGACTACAGCAGCATCGCAGAGATCAAAGGTCTGGTCCCAGCCTCTTCCTCCAGTGACCTCTATGCCACTGTCCGAGATATCTACCCCCAGCCCGACGAGCCCCAGCTGGGGGAAGACCCAATCTTGGACGGCACAGATCCCGGCTACGAAACCATCCGCATCCCAAAGACAAGTAGCTCAGATGATGACCACAGGGAGGGGCTGGGGGCAGAGGGGTCAGACACTGCCAAAGCAGAGCCTGACTATGAGAGCGTCGGAGAGTTGGGTCTGGGCCGGGAAACATCCCGCCTCTGA
- the pag1 gene encoding phosphoprotein associated with glycosphingolipid-enriched microdomains 1 isoform X2, protein MAPVLSGVWWGPEAGVIGSGAAAATGVASWLGSEQLVLVVTLSTLTALLLVSVLLLLCASCQGQKKAANGHPAGDHDNLMNGVSERETISQSADSPATDVAVSSSHNGPLTSGTILTDTQDTSPQLSEEMLSSQSELRSSKCPQDRELPSIPPNNTLIRDRPPPSGDSTYEVVKEMAVASRDVSVEDSLYETVKELKDAPVQLGLPNGTIQLSPDEPPHHSPALLNGHLSPCTPERGPLCTGVEYASIDLNKKSRHSADMEAKRRSDNAPMPSHKPLEEPEEDLPPPVPEKVLDENDNQPLVMNGVAGAGLHNGELHSPLSPAPGFDNHVLSDNESAVYSTVNKTNCDDAVNEEDKEHDYSSIAEIKGLVPASSSSDLYATVRDIYPQPDEPQLGEDPILDGTDPGYETIRIPKTSSSDDDHREGLGAEGSDTAKAEPDYESVGELGLGRETSRL, encoded by the exons ATGGCTCCGGTGCTGAGTGGAGTGTGGTGGGGGCCGGAGGCGGGTGTCATTGGGTCGGGGGCAGCAGCTGCTACTGGGGTGGCGTCGTGGCTGGGCAGTGAGCAGCTGGTCCTGGTCGTCACCCTCAGCACCCTCACTGCCCTGCTGCtggtctctgtgctgctgctgctgtgtgctaGCTGCCAGGG GCAGAAGAAAGCAGCCAATGGACATCCAGCAGGAGACCATGACAACCTCATGAATGGA gtgtcagagagagagacgatcAGCCAATCAGCAGACAGTCCAGCAACTGATGTGGCCGTCAGCAGCTCTCACAATGGTCCTCTAACCAGCGGTACAA ttctcacagacacacaggataCCAGTCCCCAGCTGTCAGAAGAGATGctttccagccaatcagagctcagGTCCTCCAAGTGTCCTCAGGACCGCGAGCTTCCCAGCATCCCTCCCAACAACACCCTTATCAGGGACAGACCCCCGCCCTCAGGGGACAGCACCTATGAG GTGGTGAAAGAGATGGCAGTGGCGTCACGTGACGTCAGCGTCGAAGACTCCCTGTACGAGACGGTCAAGGAGCTCAAAGACGCCCCTGTGCAGCTTGGCCTCCCCAATGGTACCATCCAGCTGAGCCCCGACGAACCTCCCCATCATTCCCCTGCCCTCCTCAACGGCCACCTCAGCCCCTGCACACCTGAGCGGGGGCCCCTGTGCACGGGGGTGGAGTACGCTTCCATCGACCTAAATAAGAAGAGCCGTCACAGTGCCGACATGGAGGCCAAAAGGCGTTCTGATAATGCCCCCATGCCTTCTCACAAGCCTCTGGAGGAACCAGAGGAGGACTTACCCCCGCCAGTACCAGAGAAGGTTCTGGATGAAAACGACAACCAGCCGCTGGTGATGAATGGGGTGGCGGGGGCTGGGCTGCACAATGGAGAG TTACActcccctctgtctcctgcACCAGGGTTCGACAACCACGTTCTGTCAGACAATGAG TCAGCTGTGTACTCTACAGTCAACAAGACAAACTGTGACGATGCTGTGAACGAGGAAGACAAAGAGCATGACTACAGCAGCATCGCAGAGATCAAAGGTCTGGTCCCAGCCTCTTCCTCCAGTGACCTCTATGCCACTGTCCGAGATATCTACCCCCAGCCCGACGAGCCCCAGCTGGGGGAAGACCCAATCTTGGACGGCACAGATCCCGGCTACGAAACCATCCGCATCCCAAAGACAAGTAGCTCAGATGATGACCACAGGGAGGGGCTGGGGGCAGAGGGGTCAGACACTGCCAAAGCAGAGCCTGACTATGAGAGCGTCGGAGAGTTGGGTCTGGGCCGGGAAACATCCCGCCTCTGA
- the pag1 gene encoding phosphoprotein associated with glycosphingolipid-enriched microdomains 1 isoform X1 gives MAPVLSGVWWGPEAGVIGSGAAAATGVASWLGSEQLVLVVTLSTLTALLLVSVLLLLCASCQGQKKAANGHPAGDHDNLMNGVSERETISQSADSPATDVAVSSSHNGPLTSGTILTDTQDTSPQLSEEMLSSQSELRSSKCPQDRELPSIPPNNTLIRDRPPPSGDSTYEVVKEMAVASRDVSVEDSLYETVKELKDAPVQLGLPNGTIQLSPDEPPHHSPALLNGHLSPCTPERGPLCTGVEYASIDLNKKSRHSADMEAKRRSDNAPMPSHKPLEEPEEDLPPPVPEKVLDENDNQPLVMNGVAGAGLHNGEVRMLHSPLSPAPGFDNHVLSDNESAVYSTVNKTNCDDAVNEEDKEHDYSSIAEIKGLVPASSSSDLYATVRDIYPQPDEPQLGEDPILDGTDPGYETIRIPKTSSSDDDHREGLGAEGSDTAKAEPDYESVGELGLGRETSRL, from the exons ATGGCTCCGGTGCTGAGTGGAGTGTGGTGGGGGCCGGAGGCGGGTGTCATTGGGTCGGGGGCAGCAGCTGCTACTGGGGTGGCGTCGTGGCTGGGCAGTGAGCAGCTGGTCCTGGTCGTCACCCTCAGCACCCTCACTGCCCTGCTGCtggtctctgtgctgctgctgctgtgtgctaGCTGCCAGGG GCAGAAGAAAGCAGCCAATGGACATCCAGCAGGAGACCATGACAACCTCATGAATGGA gtgtcagagagagagacgatcAGCCAATCAGCAGACAGTCCAGCAACTGATGTGGCCGTCAGCAGCTCTCACAATGGTCCTCTAACCAGCGGTACAA ttctcacagacacacaggataCCAGTCCCCAGCTGTCAGAAGAGATGctttccagccaatcagagctcagGTCCTCCAAGTGTCCTCAGGACCGCGAGCTTCCCAGCATCCCTCCCAACAACACCCTTATCAGGGACAGACCCCCGCCCTCAGGGGACAGCACCTATGAG GTGGTGAAAGAGATGGCAGTGGCGTCACGTGACGTCAGCGTCGAAGACTCCCTGTACGAGACGGTCAAGGAGCTCAAAGACGCCCCTGTGCAGCTTGGCCTCCCCAATGGTACCATCCAGCTGAGCCCCGACGAACCTCCCCATCATTCCCCTGCCCTCCTCAACGGCCACCTCAGCCCCTGCACACCTGAGCGGGGGCCCCTGTGCACGGGGGTGGAGTACGCTTCCATCGACCTAAATAAGAAGAGCCGTCACAGTGCCGACATGGAGGCCAAAAGGCGTTCTGATAATGCCCCCATGCCTTCTCACAAGCCTCTGGAGGAACCAGAGGAGGACTTACCCCCGCCAGTACCAGAGAAGGTTCTGGATGAAAACGACAACCAGCCGCTGGTGATGAATGGGGTGGCGGGGGCTGGGCTGCACAATGGAGAGGTGAGGAtg TTACActcccctctgtctcctgcACCAGGGTTCGACAACCACGTTCTGTCAGACAATGAG TCAGCTGTGTACTCTACAGTCAACAAGACAAACTGTGACGATGCTGTGAACGAGGAAGACAAAGAGCATGACTACAGCAGCATCGCAGAGATCAAAGGTCTGGTCCCAGCCTCTTCCTCCAGTGACCTCTATGCCACTGTCCGAGATATCTACCCCCAGCCCGACGAGCCCCAGCTGGGGGAAGACCCAATCTTGGACGGCACAGATCCCGGCTACGAAACCATCCGCATCCCAAAGACAAGTAGCTCAGATGATGACCACAGGGAGGGGCTGGGGGCAGAGGGGTCAGACACTGCCAAAGCAGAGCCTGACTATGAGAGCGTCGGAGAGTTGGGTCTGGGCCGGGAAACATCCCGCCTCTGA